The segment ATGTTGTTTCAAAACCATCTATGCTTTATGAAATGGAAAAGAAATGTCTCCTTGAAAACCTGAATGCCAATAAGTGGAATATAACCCTAACTGCAAAACTGCTTGGCATAGACAGAAGAACCCTCCAGAGAAAGATTTCAATGTATCAGTTGAGATAATACATTTTTGCCACATGTGGCAAAAATATCCAAACCTCTTTATATCCAATCAGAACCATTGTTTTTAGGTCTATATTAAAATGATACCAGCCATCCTGCCATACCTTAGCATATATAATATTACCCAACTTCCATTCTAACCTGTTGAAAAATAAGGTAATTATTATTACATCGTCTTTGGCATACCATATGCAATTTTCATTTCAAAGGGATTGAAGCTAAAAGTCTCTTCGATCCTCCTCCCTTGAAGAGTGGTGGTGGCTTCCACCACTCTTCAGGACATCTAATCGTCGCAGAGGAATCTATCTGAACTCTGCGAATAATTGGTGGGTATAGCCCATCCATTTCTAAATCTATTATAGAAAGGCAGGTGATGTAAAAAGAAAATAAGATAAGTAGTAAATTTGTATAAGTAACAAAATAAGTAACAAAATTACAATTGCAAAAAGGGAGGAAACATGAAGAAACAATGGATTTTAATACTTGCAGCAATTGTTATATCTGCATGGGTAATTCCTGCTTATGCTGCTGAGTTGAAAACCAGCGGTCATTACAGGGTAAGGGGATTTTCAGTTCAAAACATGACAAGCGGTAATGCCCTTCAGTCAAGAGGTGCTGATGAGCAGTGGTCTTTTGCAGACCACAGATTCAGGCTGAATTTAGATGTATCAGAAGGACCTGTTATGGGAAGATTGCAAATCAACTCAGGAAACTATAACTGGGGTGAGAGTCAGACATCAAGCGCATGGAATCGTGAGATGTTTCTTGTATTCCCGTTAGGCGGTGCTACAGTCAAGATAGGTAAGTTCTGGGCAGAGCATCCATTTAACGGTGTCATATTCACAGGTGTCGCAGAGCAAGCATACTATATCTATCCTGTAACTTCTGACTTAACACTTATTGCTGCGTTTGTGGATGCAGATGATACTGCAGATAAAGCTATGTCAGTACATGTGCTTGTTGGTATATACAAACCTAAAGCTTCTATCTTTAGCGGGGCATTTGGTTTCTATCATGGGACACTTAATGATAGTTCTGGATCAACATATGTACTAAACGCATCTGGTTTGCCTGGAGCTACTACACTAACTAATCAATATTATGTAGAAGGAAGACCGATGTGGCTTGCAGGCCAAATTGATGCTGCACAAGGTCCTTGGA is part of the Deltaproteobacteria bacterium genome and harbors:
- a CDS encoding alginate export family protein, whose amino-acid sequence is MKKQWILILAAIVISAWVIPAYAAELKTSGHYRVRGFSVQNMTSGNALQSRGADEQWSFADHRFRLNLDVSEGPVMGRLQINSGNYNWGESQTSSAWNREMFLVFPLGGATVKIGKFWAEHPFNGVIFTGVAEQAYYIYPVTSDLTLIAAFVDADDTADKAMSVHVLVGIYKPKASIFSGAFGFYHGTLNDSSGSTYVLNASGLPGATTLTNQYYVEGRPMWLAGQIDAAQGPWKVGLTGASQFGDVDVTIPGGAVLTNNLTGYAFDARASYDFAKAGGPPLTLELVVGYGSGDDNANDNDINTFTGPLPSYTHTAIFLDQGDAGEGGAQLRHAGRADLLNTHNGIGNLKWIGLKAAYKATDKTTFKLTGASFYLAQEKVTGGTSYQDSELGQELDAALVHNLAKGLNLTLSGAWFMPNAKGWTTTTAATTASTDTISEYMAKLQFDF